The following proteins are co-located in the Phragmites australis chromosome 10, lpPhrAust1.1, whole genome shotgun sequence genome:
- the LOC133883383 gene encoding uncharacterized protein LOC133883383, which produces MDHGGHHAMNHIWQRRWPHLAFARSGLHLRHTEGVEKMLLLVTVLLMRRGVLFLCCTTCRLQLTRLYLLQIANYQMNLSALKAPRAQWQSSCGELSPPRFDLLVSSKSFNEDFNNLSKKVMVT; this is translated from the exons ATGGATCATGGAGGTCACCATGCGATGAACCACATTTGGCAACGACGGTGGCCTCACCTTGCTTTTGCCAGATCTGGCTTGCATCTTAG ACACACAGAGGGAGTGGAGAAAATGCTGCTGCTCGTTACAGTGTTACTGATGAGGAGGG GAGTACTCTTCCTATGTTGTACTACCTGCAGATTACAATTGACAAGGTTGTACCTTCTGCAGATTGCAA ATTACCAAATGAATCTGTCAGCTTTGAAGGCTCCAAGAGCCCAGTGGCAAAGCTCATGTGGTGAGCTGAGTCCACCAAGGTTCGATCTCTTGGTGTCGTCAAAATCCTTCAATGAAGACTTCAATAATCTTAGTAAGAAGGTAATGGTAACATAG